Proteins encoded in a region of the Anopheles aquasalis chromosome 2, idAnoAquaMG_Q_19, whole genome shotgun sequence genome:
- the LOC126571959 gene encoding uncharacterized protein LOC126571959 isoform X1: MASSFCGATVIGLLALALAVVQGQKLLAMFDDPPNADDVIVSNEPTSLDDCHFRYYEYGKQNNSKPTSGTSTKLREYPHMAAIGWTQPDKTIRWDCGGSLISEKFVLTAAHCFAKVWADLIRLGDINLPDGSDDEYAQQVGIEDIVFPKGHTFKNYYFDIALLELKHNVVLNEAVTPACLWIDDDIPFEKFTATGWGDTGPYLPKTPNLLQVLLGFIDIDTCNKSHQNNKWLPGGLHTNLMCASNDTQDTCQGDSGGPLQVKLLHNSLLTPFVVGVTSFGKPCGMLVPGAYVRVAPFYEWIKSTLKARGVADADWILEPQACARNYVKFRTEYELRVELSKTASNVRLDLNKLHLYRESSRQLVRIHWNNTVMNSSNECYGVIIDETTVLTLARCTEVNGTKPTHITFGMNKTNVITHTHRKDSFKEGSFRNSIGVLILAEPFEFNANFTPACVWTKESFLDPEMEVTGRGLRDLNKFFIDSVPEINRTSLSNTVDVLGIVMNQNGTNCSLPQQYADRLRNGLTQEHVCFGAKPFLVPRTCDQAFGGPLQREVDRYGRTLMYVNALNLFGRDCGFGESSVAVRLAHHRRWLESVLYPRNPLHYPRKIEIAKKRQPVAFLHGSFFENDDCTTPEGLQGVCVNYRLCPKVTDDFRNGGDVKHCNTESLLCCPQRYIRNEANSEAPSIDSCEDSRGNIDEWQGIGGNQRASFSNVVSIVWTNDGEERRCIGTIISSRTVLTAATCFHAWKLPSQVELLKSTGRVRIIVKKVKVHPEFNNKTKKHNVALIKTKDTSNQEEFLKPSACLWRNTTHTPFMMKQLVLVDQIYETKDAHLKYNTDCRRALGRVLAPSELCLKIVNLRKLNISIDDGMPAFWLNRGRRYLVGIVSRRSSVSDRSIVLYTRISSYIDWIKS, translated from the exons TTCAAGGCCAAAAATTGCTGGCGATGTTCGATGATCCCCCTAATGCGGATGATGTGATTGTTTCAAATGAACCCACGTCTCTTGACG ACTGCCACTTCCGGTACTACGAGTACGGGAAACAGAATAACTCAAAACCTACGTCTGGCACAAGCACCAAGTTGCGTGAGTATCCACATATGGCAGCCATCGGATGGACACAACCGGATAAAACCATCAGGTGGGATTGCGGAGGATCGTTGATTTCGGAGAAATTTGTCCTAACAGCAGCTCACTGTTTTGCAAA AGTTTGGGCAGATTTAATAAGATTAGGAGATATTAATCTGCCTGATGGATCAGATGATGAGTACGCACAACAGGTAGGAATAGAGGATATTGTTTTTCCGAAGGGCCATACTTtcaaaaattattattttgatATTGCTCTACTGGAACTGAAACACAATGTTGT ATTAAATGAAGCCGTGACACCGGCTTGTCTGTGGATCGATGATGATATCCCTTTCGAAAAGTTTACTGCTACTGGCTGGGGAGACACTGGACCGT ACCTACCGAAAACACCAAATCTCCTGCAGGTGTTGTTGGGCTTTATTGATATAGACACATGTAACAAGTCTCACCAGAACAATAAGTGGCTTCCTGGTGGATTGCATACCAACCTCATGTGCGCCTCAAATGACACACAAGACACGTGTCAG GGAGACTCCGGTGGCCCTTTGCAAGTGAAGTTGCTTCACAACTCTCTTCTCACACCGTTTGTGGTAGGTGTGACTTCGTTCGGTAAGCCGTGTGGGATGCTTGTTCCTGGGGCGTATGTTCGCGTCGCTCCTTTTTATGAGTGGATAAAATCGACACTGAAAGCAAGGGGTGTAGCTGATGCGG ATTGGATTTTGGAGCCTCAAGCATGTGCGAGAAATTACGTGAAGTTTCGAACCGAATACGAATTGAGAGTGGAATTGTCCAAGACCGCCTCAAATGTTAGGCTGGACCTGAATAAATTACATTTGTATAGAGAATCATCGAGACAGTTGGTCAGAATTCACTGGAACAACACGGTAATGAATAGCTCAAACGAATGTTATGGCGTCATCATTGATGAGACTACTGTCCTGACTCTTGCTCGCTGTACTGAGGTCAATGG AACAAAACCAACGCACATAACATTTGGAATGAACAAAACCAACGTCATCACTCATACTCATAGGAAAGACTCGTTTAAAGAAGGCTCTTTTAGGAATAGTATTGGGGTTCTTATACTTGCGGAACCCTTCGAGTTCAATGCCAATTTTACACCAGCGTGTGTCTGGACCAAAGAGAGCTTCCTTGATCCAGAAATGGAGGTGACGGGAAGAGGTCTTCGTGATCTCAATAAATTCTTTATCGACTCAGTACCCGAGATTAACCGTACCT CCTTATCGAATACAGTGGATGTGCTGGGTATAGTCATGAATCAGAACGGTACCAACTGTTCATTGCCTCAACAGTACGCAGATCGGTTACGAAATGGTCTGACACAGGAACATGTTTGTTTCGGAGCAAAACCGTTTCTAGTACCCAGAACGTGCGATCAGGCATTTGGCGGGCCACTACAGAGAGAAGTGGATCGCTATGGACGCACCTTGATGTATGTGAACGCCTTGAACCTGTTTGGTAGAGACTGTGGATTCGGTGAGTCATCCGTAGCCGTCCGTCTGGCGCATCATAGACGATGGCTAGAATCAGTTCTTTACCCAAGAAACCCCCTTCACTACCcgagaaaaatcgaaatcgcgAAAAAACGACAACCAGTTGCGTTTCTGCATGGTTCGTTTTTTGAAAACGACGACTGTACTACACCGGAGGGACTACAAGGTGTTTGTGTTAACTATAGGTTATGCCCAAAAGTGACTGATGACTTTAGGAATGGTGGTGACGTGAAACACTGCAATACAGAATCATTGCTGTGTTGCCCGCAGCGATACATacgaaatgaagcaaatagTGAAGCTCCGTCGATAGACTCTTGTGAAGACAGTCGTGGTAATATCGATGAATGGCAAGGAATTGGCGGCAACCAAAGGGCATCATTTTCGAATGTG GTTTCAATCGTTTGGACAAATGATGGGGAGGAACGCCGCTGCATTGGAACGATCATTTCGAGCAGAACCGTACTGACGGCAGCAACCTGCTTCCATGCTTGGAAGCTTCCATCGCAAGTAGAATTACTAAAGTCAACTGGGAGGGTCCGAATTATTgtgaaaaaagtgaaagttCATCCGGAGTTTAATAACAAGACGAAGAAACATAACGTGGCGTTGATCAAGACAAAGGACACAAGCAATCAGGAAGAGTTTCTGAAGCCGAGCGCTTGCTTGTGGAgaaacacaacgcacacaccattCATGATGAAGCAGCTCGTTTTGG TTGACCAAATCTACGAAACTAAGGATGCCCATTTGAAGTACAACACCGACTGTCGGCGTGCTCTGGGACGTGTTCTGGCACCCTCCGAGCTGTGTTTGAAGATAGTGAATTTGCGCAAATTAAACATATCGATTGACGATGGAATGCCAGCTTTCTGGCTGAATCGTGGTAGAAGATATCTGGTTGGAATAGTTAGTCGTCGATCGTCTGTTTCGGATCGTTCCATAGTTTTGTACACTCGAATCTCATCTTATATCGATTGGATCAAATCGTAA
- the LOC126571959 gene encoding uncharacterized protein LOC126571959 isoform X3 has product MFDDPPNADDVIVSNEPTSLDDCHFRYYEYGKQNNSKPTSGTSTKLREYPHMAAIGWTQPDKTIRWDCGGSLISEKFVLTAAHCFAKVWADLIRLGDINLPDGSDDEYAQQVGIEDIVFPKGHTFKNYYFDIALLELKHNVVLNEAVTPACLWIDDDIPFEKFTATGWGDTGPYLPKTPNLLQVLLGFIDIDTCNKSHQNNKWLPGGLHTNLMCASNDTQDTCQGDSGGPLQVKLLHNSLLTPFVVGVTSFGKPCGMLVPGAYVRVAPFYEWIKSTLKARGVADADWILEPQACARNYVKFRTEYELRVELSKTASNVRLDLNKLHLYRESSRQLVRIHWNNTVMNSSNECYGVIIDETTVLTLARCTEVNGTKPTHITFGMNKTNVITHTHRKDSFKEGSFRNSIGVLILAEPFEFNANFTPACVWTKESFLDPEMEVTGRGLRDLNKFFIDSVPEINRTSLSNTVDVLGIVMNQNGTNCSLPQQYADRLRNGLTQEHVCFGAKPFLVPRTCDQAFGGPLQREVDRYGRTLMYVNALNLFGRDCGFGESSVAVRLAHHRRWLESVLYPRNPLHYPRKIEIAKKRQPVAFLHGSFFENDDCTTPEGLQGVCVNYRLCPKVTDDFRNGGDVKHCNTESLLCCPQRYIRNEANSEAPSIDSCEDSRGNIDEWQGIGGNQRASFSNVVSIVWTNDGEERRCIGTIISSRTVLTAATCFHAWKLPSQVELLKSTGRVRIIVKKVKVHPEFNNKTKKHNVALIKTKDTSNQEEFLKPSACLWRNTTHTPFMMKQLVLVDQIYETKDAHLKYNTDCRRALGRVLAPSELCLKIVNLRKLNISIDDGMPAFWLNRGRRYLVGIVSRRSSVSDRSIVLYTRISSYIDWIKS; this is encoded by the exons ATGTTCGATGATCCCCCTAATGCGGATGATGTGATTGTTTCAAATGAACCCACGTCTCTTGACG ACTGCCACTTCCGGTACTACGAGTACGGGAAACAGAATAACTCAAAACCTACGTCTGGCACAAGCACCAAGTTGCGTGAGTATCCACATATGGCAGCCATCGGATGGACACAACCGGATAAAACCATCAGGTGGGATTGCGGAGGATCGTTGATTTCGGAGAAATTTGTCCTAACAGCAGCTCACTGTTTTGCAAA AGTTTGGGCAGATTTAATAAGATTAGGAGATATTAATCTGCCTGATGGATCAGATGATGAGTACGCACAACAGGTAGGAATAGAGGATATTGTTTTTCCGAAGGGCCATACTTtcaaaaattattattttgatATTGCTCTACTGGAACTGAAACACAATGTTGT ATTAAATGAAGCCGTGACACCGGCTTGTCTGTGGATCGATGATGATATCCCTTTCGAAAAGTTTACTGCTACTGGCTGGGGAGACACTGGACCGT ACCTACCGAAAACACCAAATCTCCTGCAGGTGTTGTTGGGCTTTATTGATATAGACACATGTAACAAGTCTCACCAGAACAATAAGTGGCTTCCTGGTGGATTGCATACCAACCTCATGTGCGCCTCAAATGACACACAAGACACGTGTCAG GGAGACTCCGGTGGCCCTTTGCAAGTGAAGTTGCTTCACAACTCTCTTCTCACACCGTTTGTGGTAGGTGTGACTTCGTTCGGTAAGCCGTGTGGGATGCTTGTTCCTGGGGCGTATGTTCGCGTCGCTCCTTTTTATGAGTGGATAAAATCGACACTGAAAGCAAGGGGTGTAGCTGATGCGG ATTGGATTTTGGAGCCTCAAGCATGTGCGAGAAATTACGTGAAGTTTCGAACCGAATACGAATTGAGAGTGGAATTGTCCAAGACCGCCTCAAATGTTAGGCTGGACCTGAATAAATTACATTTGTATAGAGAATCATCGAGACAGTTGGTCAGAATTCACTGGAACAACACGGTAATGAATAGCTCAAACGAATGTTATGGCGTCATCATTGATGAGACTACTGTCCTGACTCTTGCTCGCTGTACTGAGGTCAATGG AACAAAACCAACGCACATAACATTTGGAATGAACAAAACCAACGTCATCACTCATACTCATAGGAAAGACTCGTTTAAAGAAGGCTCTTTTAGGAATAGTATTGGGGTTCTTATACTTGCGGAACCCTTCGAGTTCAATGCCAATTTTACACCAGCGTGTGTCTGGACCAAAGAGAGCTTCCTTGATCCAGAAATGGAGGTGACGGGAAGAGGTCTTCGTGATCTCAATAAATTCTTTATCGACTCAGTACCCGAGATTAACCGTACCT CCTTATCGAATACAGTGGATGTGCTGGGTATAGTCATGAATCAGAACGGTACCAACTGTTCATTGCCTCAACAGTACGCAGATCGGTTACGAAATGGTCTGACACAGGAACATGTTTGTTTCGGAGCAAAACCGTTTCTAGTACCCAGAACGTGCGATCAGGCATTTGGCGGGCCACTACAGAGAGAAGTGGATCGCTATGGACGCACCTTGATGTATGTGAACGCCTTGAACCTGTTTGGTAGAGACTGTGGATTCGGTGAGTCATCCGTAGCCGTCCGTCTGGCGCATCATAGACGATGGCTAGAATCAGTTCTTTACCCAAGAAACCCCCTTCACTACCcgagaaaaatcgaaatcgcgAAAAAACGACAACCAGTTGCGTTTCTGCATGGTTCGTTTTTTGAAAACGACGACTGTACTACACCGGAGGGACTACAAGGTGTTTGTGTTAACTATAGGTTATGCCCAAAAGTGACTGATGACTTTAGGAATGGTGGTGACGTGAAACACTGCAATACAGAATCATTGCTGTGTTGCCCGCAGCGATACATacgaaatgaagcaaatagTGAAGCTCCGTCGATAGACTCTTGTGAAGACAGTCGTGGTAATATCGATGAATGGCAAGGAATTGGCGGCAACCAAAGGGCATCATTTTCGAATGTG GTTTCAATCGTTTGGACAAATGATGGGGAGGAACGCCGCTGCATTGGAACGATCATTTCGAGCAGAACCGTACTGACGGCAGCAACCTGCTTCCATGCTTGGAAGCTTCCATCGCAAGTAGAATTACTAAAGTCAACTGGGAGGGTCCGAATTATTgtgaaaaaagtgaaagttCATCCGGAGTTTAATAACAAGACGAAGAAACATAACGTGGCGTTGATCAAGACAAAGGACACAAGCAATCAGGAAGAGTTTCTGAAGCCGAGCGCTTGCTTGTGGAgaaacacaacgcacacaccattCATGATGAAGCAGCTCGTTTTGG TTGACCAAATCTACGAAACTAAGGATGCCCATTTGAAGTACAACACCGACTGTCGGCGTGCTCTGGGACGTGTTCTGGCACCCTCCGAGCTGTGTTTGAAGATAGTGAATTTGCGCAAATTAAACATATCGATTGACGATGGAATGCCAGCTTTCTGGCTGAATCGTGGTAGAAGATATCTGGTTGGAATAGTTAGTCGTCGATCGTCTGTTTCGGATCGTTCCATAGTTTTGTACACTCGAATCTCATCTTATATCGATTGGATCAAATCGTAA
- the LOC126571959 gene encoding uncharacterized protein LOC126571959 isoform X2: MASSFCGATVIGLLALALAVVQGQKLLAMFDDPPNADDVIVSNEPTSLDDCHFRYYEYGKQNNSKPTSGTSTKLREYPHMAAIGWTQPDKTIRVWADLIRLGDINLPDGSDDEYAQQVGIEDIVFPKGHTFKNYYFDIALLELKHNVVLNEAVTPACLWIDDDIPFEKFTATGWGDTGPYLPKTPNLLQVLLGFIDIDTCNKSHQNNKWLPGGLHTNLMCASNDTQDTCQGDSGGPLQVKLLHNSLLTPFVVGVTSFGKPCGMLVPGAYVRVAPFYEWIKSTLKARGVADADWILEPQACARNYVKFRTEYELRVELSKTASNVRLDLNKLHLYRESSRQLVRIHWNNTVMNSSNECYGVIIDETTVLTLARCTEVNGTKPTHITFGMNKTNVITHTHRKDSFKEGSFRNSIGVLILAEPFEFNANFTPACVWTKESFLDPEMEVTGRGLRDLNKFFIDSVPEINRTSLSNTVDVLGIVMNQNGTNCSLPQQYADRLRNGLTQEHVCFGAKPFLVPRTCDQAFGGPLQREVDRYGRTLMYVNALNLFGRDCGFGESSVAVRLAHHRRWLESVLYPRNPLHYPRKIEIAKKRQPVAFLHGSFFENDDCTTPEGLQGVCVNYRLCPKVTDDFRNGGDVKHCNTESLLCCPQRYIRNEANSEAPSIDSCEDSRGNIDEWQGIGGNQRASFSNVVSIVWTNDGEERRCIGTIISSRTVLTAATCFHAWKLPSQVELLKSTGRVRIIVKKVKVHPEFNNKTKKHNVALIKTKDTSNQEEFLKPSACLWRNTTHTPFMMKQLVLVDQIYETKDAHLKYNTDCRRALGRVLAPSELCLKIVNLRKLNISIDDGMPAFWLNRGRRYLVGIVSRRSSVSDRSIVLYTRISSYIDWIKS; encoded by the exons TTCAAGGCCAAAAATTGCTGGCGATGTTCGATGATCCCCCTAATGCGGATGATGTGATTGTTTCAAATGAACCCACGTCTCTTGACG ACTGCCACTTCCGGTACTACGAGTACGGGAAACAGAATAACTCAAAACCTACGTCTGGCACAAGCACCAAGTTGCGTGAGTATCCACATATGGCAGCCATCGGATGGACACAACCGGATAAAACCATCAG AGTTTGGGCAGATTTAATAAGATTAGGAGATATTAATCTGCCTGATGGATCAGATGATGAGTACGCACAACAGGTAGGAATAGAGGATATTGTTTTTCCGAAGGGCCATACTTtcaaaaattattattttgatATTGCTCTACTGGAACTGAAACACAATGTTGT ATTAAATGAAGCCGTGACACCGGCTTGTCTGTGGATCGATGATGATATCCCTTTCGAAAAGTTTACTGCTACTGGCTGGGGAGACACTGGACCGT ACCTACCGAAAACACCAAATCTCCTGCAGGTGTTGTTGGGCTTTATTGATATAGACACATGTAACAAGTCTCACCAGAACAATAAGTGGCTTCCTGGTGGATTGCATACCAACCTCATGTGCGCCTCAAATGACACACAAGACACGTGTCAG GGAGACTCCGGTGGCCCTTTGCAAGTGAAGTTGCTTCACAACTCTCTTCTCACACCGTTTGTGGTAGGTGTGACTTCGTTCGGTAAGCCGTGTGGGATGCTTGTTCCTGGGGCGTATGTTCGCGTCGCTCCTTTTTATGAGTGGATAAAATCGACACTGAAAGCAAGGGGTGTAGCTGATGCGG ATTGGATTTTGGAGCCTCAAGCATGTGCGAGAAATTACGTGAAGTTTCGAACCGAATACGAATTGAGAGTGGAATTGTCCAAGACCGCCTCAAATGTTAGGCTGGACCTGAATAAATTACATTTGTATAGAGAATCATCGAGACAGTTGGTCAGAATTCACTGGAACAACACGGTAATGAATAGCTCAAACGAATGTTATGGCGTCATCATTGATGAGACTACTGTCCTGACTCTTGCTCGCTGTACTGAGGTCAATGG AACAAAACCAACGCACATAACATTTGGAATGAACAAAACCAACGTCATCACTCATACTCATAGGAAAGACTCGTTTAAAGAAGGCTCTTTTAGGAATAGTATTGGGGTTCTTATACTTGCGGAACCCTTCGAGTTCAATGCCAATTTTACACCAGCGTGTGTCTGGACCAAAGAGAGCTTCCTTGATCCAGAAATGGAGGTGACGGGAAGAGGTCTTCGTGATCTCAATAAATTCTTTATCGACTCAGTACCCGAGATTAACCGTACCT CCTTATCGAATACAGTGGATGTGCTGGGTATAGTCATGAATCAGAACGGTACCAACTGTTCATTGCCTCAACAGTACGCAGATCGGTTACGAAATGGTCTGACACAGGAACATGTTTGTTTCGGAGCAAAACCGTTTCTAGTACCCAGAACGTGCGATCAGGCATTTGGCGGGCCACTACAGAGAGAAGTGGATCGCTATGGACGCACCTTGATGTATGTGAACGCCTTGAACCTGTTTGGTAGAGACTGTGGATTCGGTGAGTCATCCGTAGCCGTCCGTCTGGCGCATCATAGACGATGGCTAGAATCAGTTCTTTACCCAAGAAACCCCCTTCACTACCcgagaaaaatcgaaatcgcgAAAAAACGACAACCAGTTGCGTTTCTGCATGGTTCGTTTTTTGAAAACGACGACTGTACTACACCGGAGGGACTACAAGGTGTTTGTGTTAACTATAGGTTATGCCCAAAAGTGACTGATGACTTTAGGAATGGTGGTGACGTGAAACACTGCAATACAGAATCATTGCTGTGTTGCCCGCAGCGATACATacgaaatgaagcaaatagTGAAGCTCCGTCGATAGACTCTTGTGAAGACAGTCGTGGTAATATCGATGAATGGCAAGGAATTGGCGGCAACCAAAGGGCATCATTTTCGAATGTG GTTTCAATCGTTTGGACAAATGATGGGGAGGAACGCCGCTGCATTGGAACGATCATTTCGAGCAGAACCGTACTGACGGCAGCAACCTGCTTCCATGCTTGGAAGCTTCCATCGCAAGTAGAATTACTAAAGTCAACTGGGAGGGTCCGAATTATTgtgaaaaaagtgaaagttCATCCGGAGTTTAATAACAAGACGAAGAAACATAACGTGGCGTTGATCAAGACAAAGGACACAAGCAATCAGGAAGAGTTTCTGAAGCCGAGCGCTTGCTTGTGGAgaaacacaacgcacacaccattCATGATGAAGCAGCTCGTTTTGG TTGACCAAATCTACGAAACTAAGGATGCCCATTTGAAGTACAACACCGACTGTCGGCGTGCTCTGGGACGTGTTCTGGCACCCTCCGAGCTGTGTTTGAAGATAGTGAATTTGCGCAAATTAAACATATCGATTGACGATGGAATGCCAGCTTTCTGGCTGAATCGTGGTAGAAGATATCTGGTTGGAATAGTTAGTCGTCGATCGTCTGTTTCGGATCGTTCCATAGTTTTGTACACTCGAATCTCATCTTATATCGATTGGATCAAATCGTAA